A stretch of the Theileria equi strain WA chromosome 1, complete sequence genome encodes the following:
- a CDS encoding hypothetical protein (encoded by transcript BEWA_022570A), whose protein sequence is MISDNLIDAPSTSFYPNAPPSPFNSKPEKKRLKMSEFEMWRYAYSLVKNGYSILAPEPSQRSRSYRDLILQEMNWMAIDYYQERRWKTHVAKELSGSINKAIRDKRKLKRDWPARLCSYHVTKFWSNLQASSQITDGLRDYCSRLVKNTGVPDLSLEFMEDVPNEEADLLAVTVPLCKNISTNVVKVSKNEVMNTTVTHLLGLGAELYPQIYRPPDDDLDVFTLPALQPKHEHDYNTLMLLIHTLKGNNSPMIPKHEQLNVYANVSRTFPPQTSFGSMLPIRRIPRDDIDPFCLSVNYRDFIETPPAQPANTQKLVLKWDEVVPNENDFELLDSWMLRDCCWPLISIALNLRSSSGGLLRREFHPQTCEAVFSKLSRTPRGLINSSRKLLGPKQSKTILSVIDPPPKPKLFRPIIPIVESLHDMCGQDKKGLKDSGCKLLFGDLVDKNYKGDCRVFSYNVVGTKSSKSDGNIFSKLRLYSESKTEKKRIVLREVATDKVDAALLVPTCVRHEVYISNEHDEVDYNSIKELCAINGSRESLMKKLGYSEWSNRIRRQLRIGFWGIPTKMFVYSLFYSGRVRKDFRVRRVALSISKLAPSNHLLYTKIFEPDINSVLGKSRAWDKQRSKSFDSQTDSYSSELMQGYMTELHSAPTEETNISQVIAAYTKVALGKGHLASQGTFSDVKILNFNSAPCTVASQSENKRKAQPIDVTPKQQRPRQYEQVDKGEIPMQFRARPMESPQVMRRPPPVQMYNVPPQVMNNKIIYNQMPMGSPPQLPIQQHWPTEEEMYHYRFNDNTRQHR, encoded by the coding sequence ATGATCAGTGATAACCTAATAGACGCGCCGAGCACGTCCTTTTACCCAAATGCTCCGCCCTCACCATTCAACTCAAAGCCAGAAAAGAAAAGGCTCAAGATGAGCGAGTTTGAAATGTGGAGATACGCCTACTCGCTAGTCAAGAATGGTTATAGCATACTGGCACCTGAACCTTCTCAGAGGAGTCGCAGCTACCGCGATCTCATCCTACAGGAAATGAACTGGATGGCCATAGATTACTACCAAGAGAGACGCTGGAAAACGCACGTAGCAAAGGAACTTTCAGGCTCGATTAACAAGGCTATTCGTGACAAGAGAAAGCTCAAACGGGATTGGCCAGCCAGACTCTGTTCCTACCATGTGACCAAGTTCTGGTCAAATTTGCAGGCGTCCAGCCAAATTACCGATGGACTACGTGATTACTGTTCAAGACTGGTAAAGAATACCGGCGTACCAGACTTGTCTTTAGAGTTTATGGAAGATGTTCCAAATGAAGAGGCTGACCTGCTAGCTGTCACCGTGCCACTTTGCAAGAATATTTCTACAAACGTGGTCAAAGTATCAAAGAATGAAGTAATGAATACAACTGTAACACATCTTTTGGGGCTGGGTGCGGAGCTGTATCCGCAAATTTATAGGCCGCCAGATGATGATTTGGATGTCTTCACACTTCCGGCTCTACAACCAAAGCATGAACACGATTACAACACACTCATGCTGCTTATCCACACACTCAAGGGAAACAATTCTCCAATGATACCAAAGCATGAACAATTAAATGTCTATGCCAATGTGAGTCGAACTTTTCCTCCGCAGACATCATTTGGGTCAATGCTACCCATTAGACGTATACCAAGGGATGATATTGACCCATTCTGTCTCTCTGTAAACTATCGCGATTTCATAGAAACACCACCTGCACAACCCGCAAATACACAAAAGCTTGTTTTAAAGTGGGATGAAGTTGTTCCCAATGAAAATGACTTTGAACTATTGGACAGTTGGATGCTACGTGACTGTTGTTGGCCCCTAATTTCTATCGCTTTGAACTTGAGGTCAAGTTCTGGAGGCCTTTTGCGTCGTGAATTTCACCCACAAACATGTGAAGCAGTCTTTTCCAAGCTTTCAAGGACACCCCGCGGTTTGATAAATTCATCTCGCAAACTATTGGGGCCGAAGCAATCAAAGACAATCCTCTCTGTTATAGATCCACCGCCAAAACCAAAGCTTTTTAGACCCATTATACCAATCGTAGAGTCTTTGCATGATATGTGTGGACAAGACAAAAAAGGCTTGAAGGACTCTGGGTGTAAACTCCTTTTCGGAGATTTAGTAGATAAAAACTACAAGGGAGATTGCCGCGTTTTTTCATACAATGTGGTGGGTACAAAGAGTTCAAAGTcagatggaaatattttCTCAAAGTTAAGGCTCTACTCTGAGAGTAAAACTGAAAAGAAGCGTATCGTATTGCGAGAAGTCGCAACAGACAAGGTTGACGCTGCCTTGCTAGTGCCAACATGTGTTCGCCATGAAGTTTATATTTCAAATGAGCACGATGAGGTTGATTATAATTCAATAAAGGAGTTGTGCGCAATAAATGGTTCAAGGGAAtctttgatgaagaagttaGGATATAGTGAATGGTCAAATAGAATTCGCAGACAATTGAGAATTGGATTTTGGGGCATACCTACCAAAATGTTTGTCTATTCCCTCTTTTACTCTGGAAGGGTGCGCAAGGATTTCAGAGTACGTCGTGTTGCTCTTAGCATATCAAAGCTCGCACCGTCAAACCATCTCTTGTACACCAAGATATTCGAACCAGATATAAATTCAGTTTTGGGAAAGTCTAGAGCGTGGGACAAGCAACGATCAAAGTCATTTGACTCCCAAACTGATTCTTATTCATCGGAACTAATGCAAGGATACATGACAGAGCTGCATTCTGCTCCAACGGAAGAAACCAATATTTCACAGGTTATTGCAGCGTATACCAAAGTAGCACTTGGAAAGGGGCATTTGGCCTCACAAGGCACTTTTTCAGATGTTAAAATTCTTAATTTCAATAGTGCTCCATGCACAGTTGCATCGCAGTCGGAAAATAAAAGAAAGGCTCAGCCAATTGATGTTACACCAAAACAGCAGAGACCAAGACAATATGAGCAAGTAGACAAGGGTGAGATTCCAATGCAATTCCGTGCTCGTCCAATGGAGAGCCCGCAAGTGATGCGACGACCGCCACCAGTGCAAATGTACAATGTGCCTCCTCAAGTAATGAATAACAAAATCATATACAACCAAATGCCAATGGGATCACCGCCTCAACTACCTATTCAGCAACATTGGCCAACGGAAGAGGAAATGTATCACTATAGATTTAACGACAACACTCGTCAGCACCGTTAG
- a CDS encoding hypothetical protein (encoded by transcript BEWA_022580A), which produces MYSFLVQRIDALVWRASCVVRDLYPFWENEQAVVLGSHYSINYKAEYRKFKRKITGILLFTYRSDLNYKVAKPIGLIKREHVIGIFKPFNVCLPSIQTIDTDKGWGCVIRATQMALAQTLISLILGDNFDIYSILKENTLPDSSGGAPSHRRSDRSGKSENFDNIITDGYQNKYDAFCSILSQFYDSRESKFSLYKFIIADSVLKTCTKFLSFGPTSSAICVNKMINDANIPLKSIAFPDGVFYINEVYKGFNKNRNVIVWLSLNKKLDKNEKVAVRSLFLLKQFNGIVGGNMNNRAYYICGCSSSRLYYVDPHVSCKPAFTTLDGVDILKDFTSKRVHSMRWRSLNPSMSIVFLFKGLGDFEVFLDSTFRNGKYTESYPFEFIQ; this is translated from the exons CAACGCATAGACGCGCTGGTATGGCGCGCCTCGTGCGTCGTGAGGGATCTGTACCCTTTCTGGGAGAATGAGCAGGCTGTGGTTCTGGGATCACATTATTCCATAAATTACAAGGCagaatatcgcaaattcAAGAGGAAAATTACTGGGATTCTCCTCTTTACCTACCGCAGTGACCTAAACTACAAAGTCGCTAAACCTATCGGTCTAATCAAGAGAGAACATGTTATCGGTATCTTCAAGCCGTTTAACGTCTGCCTTCCGAGTATACAAACCATAGACACAGACAAGGGTTGGGGATGTGTAATCAGGGCAACTCAAATGGCGCTCGCCCAGACGCTAATCTCACTCATCCTCGGAGATAATTTTGATATCTATAGCATTTTAAAGGAGAACACACTTCCAGATTCGTCTGGTGGAGCGCCATCTCACAGAAGAAGTGACCGGTCCGGGAAGTCTGAAAACTTTGACAACATCATAACCGATGGATATCAGAACAAATATGATGCATTCTGCTCCATTTTATCGCAGTTTTATGACTCAAGAGAGTCGAAATTTTCACTgtacaaatttataattGCAGACAGTGTGCTCAAAACATGCACAAAGTTTCTATCGTTTGGTCCAACAAGCAGTGCTATTTGCGTAAACAAGATGATAAATGATGCAAATATACCACTAAAGTCAATTGCATTTCCAGATGGCGTATTTTATATCAACgag GTATACAAGGGTTTTAACAAGAACAG AAACGTGATCGTATGGTTATCACTGAATAAGAAACTTGACAAGAACGAAAAGGTGGCTGTACGCTCGCTATTCTTGCTCAAGCAGTTCAATGGAATTGTAGGAGGAAACATGAACAACAGGGCCTACTACATTTGTGGATGTAGCAGCAGTCGCCTTTATTACGTAGATCCACACGTTTCTTGTAAG CCGGCGTTTACTACCTTGGACGGTGTTGACATTCTCAAGGATTTCACGAGCAAGAGGGTCCACAGTATGCGTTGGCGCAGTTTGAACCCATCAATGTCCATTGTGTTTTTATTCAAG GGTCTAGGCGACTTTGAGGTATTTCTGGATAGCACATTCAGAAACGGGAAATACACTGAATCGTATCCATTCGAGTTCATACAATAG